A window of Dermacentor andersoni chromosome 4, qqDerAnde1_hic_scaffold, whole genome shotgun sequence genomic DNA:
ctctggtgggtgactaaagggagcgccgttccgtcgacaacgattggataatgtgacattgatttgcgcgtgaatgccatgactgcacacttagttgttgagagttgcaggcctctacggcgcaagtacttcgccgttatgATAGCCGAACGTTGGAGCCTTtcacgcacttgtggacgtgtgaccccagatgaccaaatacagatatcatccgcgtacgtactgatacgcgctgtttcaggtagctcgtctgcaaggcccaccagtatgatatcgaacaatattgggctaaggacaccaccctgcggaacacccctgcgaacgtcatgtctatcagtctcgccatccgaagtggacatgaaaatggtgcggccactgaggtaactctgcagccatgcatacatccggccaccaacaccAATATCCTCAAGCGCCCGAAGAATCGAATAGTGgaagacgttgtcgtaggcacttttgatatccagaaatattgcgcataccagacgacggtgtctcttttcctgttgaacagtagatactaggtcgatcacaccgtcaatggatgatcggcctcttctgaatccattgatgaaatcaggaagtccaccacttttctcaagtagccattccagtctgctcagtaccatccgctccatcactttaccgacacagcttgccaaggctattggccgacaatgtgagagatcatgtgggcatttcccaggttttagcaaagccacaagacgactgcacttccagtgattaggcacagttgctgtgtcccacgtagagttgtagagcgccaggagactgtctcgagcttctactccaagatgacaaatcgcggagtatgtaattccgtctggtcctggacAAGTTGACCGGCGGGAAGAAGATATCGCAGCGTCGAGCTCGTGCATAGTAAAAGGCGCGTCCAGACGGTGATCACTAGATGACGGGAAAGTCAGTCGTGAATGGGTTGGTATATCGTTCGAGGAGCTCACGAGTAATTTGCAGAAGTCATCGGCGACCTCAACTTCACGCCGGCCTTGCCGTATGGCCACAGCGCTGAACCGGTGAAGCTGTTGTGGAGGCGAGCGAAGGCTTCGTACAATTTTCCAAATTCTAGATAGAGGTTTTCTCGGATCCAGAGAGCCACAGAATGATCTCCAGCGTTGTTTGTCAAGCTTGTCAAGGTGGCGCAGGACATGACGCTGAGCCCGGCGTGATGCAGTGACGTCTAATGGTGATTTGGTCCTTCTGTATTTCCGTTCTGCTCGACGCCGTATCGCGCGAAGTCGCTCGTACTGGTCATCAATAGATGATCTAGGTGAGGGTGCGCTGAGGTGTTTTGTTGTGTCACGTAAAGTGGCCGTGATGACATCTTCAATATCGGATGGTGCTTGGATGGCTTGACATGTGGTGGTCACAGattctcgaaatgttggccaatcgATAGAACGCACAGTGTGCGGGGCTGGGGGATGTAACCATTTCAACTGAACATATGTTGGTAGATGGTCACTTCCATGAGTGTCGAGATCAGTACACCATCGTGTAGCAGACAGCAGGTTTTTTTGAAACAAACGCAatgtcaagacaactgctgtagtaAGAGCCTCGAAGGTATGTTGGCGAGCCATCATTGATCACCATCAAGCCTTGACTAAGCATGAAGTCAGCCAAGTCTCCAAGGATAGCAAATATGCCAAGGATAGCAAATATGAACAGtctatgcttgaggttgggggTATATACCCGTCAATTACTGAGAGTGTGCGCCGCTTGTACTTCAGCGTTATGCAAACGTACTCGTTGGAAGCATGCGCAGGAATGTCTTTACGAAGGCACGTTAAATTCCGACGAACAAAAGTGAGCACGTTGCTTAAATTGTGGTCATTCCTTGACCACAGTGGCACATATACAGATACGCGTAGTAAAGACGTCATGTTTGGTTCACATATTACAGCCACGGGAAACTGGTATTTGAACATCCATTGCCGAAAGTCTGCGAGGCGGCCTTGtaggcctctggcattccactgcattATTGCAGATCTTCGTAACTGGTTTTCAAAAGAGAGCGCCATGATGCCTTATTGTAGAGCCGCGAGGAGCGGTTCCAAAGCATCTAGAACATGTAGCGCGGTCTTAGCAACCGGCGTCTGTAGTCCGCAGAGAAGTGAACGCATCGTAGTTATCAGGTGTTTCAGCATACTTTgtacattttcattttctgtcctatcattctcaaccacctttgcagacacatcaCCCGACGCATTTAAGCCTGTTTGTTTGTCTTTCTTTAAAGTTcgtagactgtctatagatatCGATAGACTTGTGTCGTTGCACTTTCTGTCAACTTATACACTATCTCCAAACAACCATTCCGGGAAAATTCTGGGAAATCTATACTATCCTCCTTGTATCAGAGGAAATATACACGTCTTAATGCCCTTTATCCTACAGCGCTCATGTAgcttattacaaaaaaaaaattaaattatggggatttacgtgccaaaaccacttcctgattatgaggcacgccgtagtgggggactccggaaatttcgaccacctggggttctttaacgtgcacctaaatctaagtacacgggtgttttcgcatttcgcccccatcgaaatgcggccgccatggccgggattcgatcccgcgatctcgtgcttagcagcccaacaccatagccactaagcaaccacagcgggtcagcTTATTACCAAAATTACGATGTTATCACAAGGCAAGGTGGGCTtcaagaggagagagagagagaaatttatttacagaaaggcagagaggtcggcctgagctataacttgctctggcctgctactctacactggggaaaagggacggagagagaaagggctgatgaatggtgatgatggtataaggaagagatgcttCAAGAAGGCTCCACAGAAAATCTATAGCCCGTCCAAACTCAAGTGTTGCCTATATTTCATAACTGTTGGACCCAGATTCGTGCAACCGGAGATGATCCTGGTGCTGTGCTAGCGAGAAATATTAATTTGCAATCAACAGACTCTATATAGAATGTAAAATAAACAGAAGATTTTATAATAGGAAATACATTTCTATAAGGAGGCTACAACATGCTAAAGCGAGTAGCCTTCCTGACTTTCTTTGATTGCCTGGGAACAAGCATTCCCAGCCTCTTTACTTGGGCTCTCATAACCAACATTTCTTAAGCTAAAGCGGTTAATTTATGAGAGCAGATGCCAGTCAGTTGTAATACAGAACAAATTATTACCGAAGGCAACAAGTCAGTGCCAATAGCACTTAAAAACGAAAACCTTTGTAAATTTGGCCCCTGTTCACCAAATTAATGGCATAATATATCGGGTGTTTTTGACAGAACATTTAAAATCTGCCTGTGGCTGATATAGTACAACTCTAATGCTTGAATGGAATTGAATCAatggaagaggcggacattgaacaataaattgaaatgcataattgaacAATGAAGAACACTGTCACTAATTATGTTTTAACTAATTGCATTCTGACACGTACGTCTTGCAGTTCACAGATTCTAGCTGGTAAGTTCTCAAGCAACACCCACTTGGTAAGAATTCTTAGATGCAACCAGTTTCGCGGCAGGCGCTGTCAAATTGGACGTTAAGTGCACGGTTTTCCACATACTCTTTAGGTCAGGGGACGCAAACCCCACCCAAGCTTTAGGGGACTCCGTTGTGGGCCCTTGGCGCTCTTTTGTGCTCGCTTTGGGTTCCTTTGTACGCACGGTGGCTTGCTTCCCCCAACTGTTGGGTGGGGTTTGCGTCCCCTAACATAAAACTCTTTTGAAAAAAACACATTTTTATCCATTTCGGGCCGAAAATAACTAGAATGCAAATTCGTTTTGTCACACactttgggaattaatatctcggaagTGGTGTCATAGTTAAATCAAGCCATGCAGGAAGAATAATTCGGGTAGGGTTCGCTAGCTATATAAAGTTTAACCACTCCTTTTTTCGTTCTTGTGGTTCACTGTGGCGGACTTCGTAAACTTGTGAAACATTCCGACATCGCAAAATGCAAACGTGGTTACTCTTCGCTGCAGGGCGGGCTCCCAGCGGCGCGGACCAATGGTGGAGGCGCCGCTGCCATGCCAGATCCGAGAAATCGTCGCCTCCGACACGCTCCCGCTCCGACAGAGTGTGCTCCGACCCGACCTGGTGCGCGTCGACTACCGCGGAGACGAGCTGCCGACCACCGCACACTTCGGAGCCTACGTCGACGGCCGTTTGGTCGGCGTCGTGTCCGCCTTCCACGAGTCACTCGTCTTTCCCGAAGCACAGCGGATGGCCGCCGAGCCGCATAACTGCGCGCCACCATCTGCCGGCGTTGCGGCTGACGTCCCAACCGATGGATTGTCAACGACAGCTGCAGATTTGGACGTCGAGCCTGCCGGAAAATTAGGCGACCAGCAACCGGGAAGCGAATCGAACGAGTTGATATGCGACCAGATTTCAGCGCTTTCTGTGATCGCGCCCTACGAACGGCACAAAGAGACGGCGCCAGCGGTGGCTGATCCGACAGCAGACACGCAGCCTGCCACCGTTCACGACATGAACGGGGCCTGCCGCGAGGAATACGGTCCGAGCGTCGCGCCGACCGGCTCGAAGACGGGAACCGGCGCGTCTGCGAAGGTGTCGGCGGAGCGCCCCGTGCGCCCCCCGCTGCCAAGCGTCGAGAGGGCCATCCAGCTGGCCTCGGAAGCCAGCTCGTGGCGTATCCGGGGTCTAGCCGTCGATCTCCCGCTGAGGGGCCGCGGAGTTGGCTCTCGCCTCATCTCGACGTGCATCCAACACGCCACCGACAAGCGGGCCGCCTGCGTGTGGTGCGTGGCCCGCTGCTCGGCCGAGCCCGTCTACGAGAAGATGGGCTTCCAGAGGGCCGGTCAGGTCTTTCGTTTGGAAGGCATCGGACAAGTGTGCTACATGATTCGGGCCTTGCTCTAGCTCTGTCCAGGATGCTATGTGGGGGTGGTGGACGGACATATTTTATGCGCGTGTGCAGAACTAGAGTGCGCCTCGAGAATGCGCTTGTCTTACGGTTAAAGGCGCCCCCTTTAGCTTTCGGGCATTCGACGAACCACAGACGGAGCCTGGTACTGTTGGCGTGTGTCCGAGTTTCTTGATTGGAGACGGCCACCCGCGTTCGTTGCTTCCGCCGCCATGCATCGCCATGTGCGTGGGCGAACCACGAAAGGGTGACGACGGCCGGTGTGATGCTGTTGTGGCTCTCAAGCGCTGCTATCCCCAAAAGTGAGCACAGAGAAAGACTACCCGACGATCGCACCTTTTGGAGTGAAGAGTGGTTTTGTATACGGGATTGGGGGCTCTGGCTGTGGCTATGGCGGTTAACTAAAGTCACGGCTTGATTGTAACCGCTTCAAAGGTGCCTTGCAGGACATGTCTACATTGGCTACTCGGGCGGCAAACGGTTACATGTCTTGCTGTTTGCGTCAGTTTCTGCGCGTGCCTAAGGTGCGTCGGCGACTGCGTGTAGCGTCGATCACACGGCAACTATGCGCTGCTCCGATAAGTGCCACGTCAGTCGAAAAcacttgttgctttcttttcacGAGAGAGTGACGGTGGCAGCGCAGAAGGGATGTCGCGTTGGGCTTCACGAAACTTGTCGTGCACTGTTTATATATGTACGTCCAGTTACGGTGGTTGTCGATAAGCCTTGTCTGATTATGACGGCGATGACAGCTTCCAGCGTACTTACGCGCCTAGCCTGTCTAACTTTTTCGAGCTGTACTTTCGCAATAGGCGACAATCCGAGTGGTATACAGCTCGCAATACCTTTCAATTCGCATAATGTTTTTTAACAAAGGCTCTAGCcctcttcttttttccccctcGGGACAGAAGGCGTGTTGGTCAACTGGGCGATGGCTCGACAGAGAGACGTCAGCATTGTGAAGGCTGTCCCGGTGCTAACACTGCATTAAGATCGTCACTGTCGCCATGATCCTTTACTCTCCCCTACTTGATAAAAACCTTTGCGAATCTTCATTCCCAAGTGCCGTACTACATCGCGGGCGTCGGTAGTAGAATCGCGAGAAAGTTTACCACCGCTCTTTTATCAGCTCCCTTTTTTCACTCTTTCTACACTTAATATACACAATCAATACGCTTTTAGTGATATATAGTTGAGGGCGTTCTAAGGCCTTTTTCGCTTCTGGATgcttaatactttttttttcatagtatGTAATTCGTACTCTATACCGTCCCCCTACTGTTATTTCGTTACCATCTGTAATGTTCAAATCTTTGGAGGACGAAAGCGATCTTTGTACACGTACCAGTGGGCAGCACTCGACCTAACTTTGCCTTACATATGCATAGTCCTTAGGGAGACCACCAGACGTGTCCCCCAAAACGGCGATGCCAGTATAGAGACGACATTCGTGAGCTTTTCAATGATCCTCCTGTCCGATGCATTCGCGCTTCCAATGGTGCCAGCTCTCAAATCATATAAGCCGATCGCGCACAATGTTCTTACCGCACGACAGCCACGGGCTACTACAGATTTCGGTAGCTCTTGCAGACAGAAACGTCATGCAAAACAGGGAATATCGCAGATTGACTTTTTTAAAATTCTTCGCCACTGTAAGCTTGCCCCAACCAGTTGTTCTGAGCCTAGAATTTTTCGTCTTGTGCCGCGAACCATTTAGCCTAGTTCGAAGATTTCTGTGGACATTCGGCAGTTCGTGCTTTTATACGACATCatatagcattaacaagttgcGGTGGTAAGAGCTTGAACAGACGTTTTGCTAACAAGAGAAATGTACGGTGAAACGTACGTGGTTTCCTAGACGATCGGTGTGTGCCATTGTAGTGAAGAGAAAGTGCAGGTATATCGAGTTAAGAATTGCTTATGAATACAGATATAAATGCTGCTTCCGCCTAAGCTGTTGGCTCGTTAGTGCAAAGAAAGAGGCAGCTGTTGACTCGTTTCGTACGATATCGACGTTTTTGCGAACATTATTTGCCAGTTTCGTCCGGAATTAACCGCATGTCCCTCATGTGCAATATGCTAACACCTGACCGCTTCTAATTATCGTCAGGATGCGTATTATTTCCTTACACACCAATGCTGATGCAGGATTGTAGATTTCAGGAAAGTGCGTCAAGCTGCAGGTGACACCCCGTGCCATAGACTTTGACTGTTTCCCCGACTG
This region includes:
- the v gene encoding uncharacterized protein v isoform X5, whose translation is MGASAGTGPALSSCSGQERDATDQGGEARRAPTMAAGYCARQRPLAAASSGATRCTADACGEAFATLQHSGQHRAGSQRRGPMVEAPLPCQIREIVASDTLPLRQSVLRPDLVRVDYRGDELPTTAHFGAYVDGRLVGVVSAFHESLVFPEAQRMAAEPHNCAPPSAGVAADVPTDGLSTTAADLDVEPAGKLGDQQPGSESNELICDQISALSVIAPYERHKETAPAVADPTADTQPATVHDMNGACREEYGPSVAPTGSKTGTGASAKVSAERPVRPPLPSVERAIQLASEASSWRIRGLAVDLPLRGRGVGSRLISTCIQHATDKRAACVWCVARCSAEPVYEKMGFQRAGQVFRLEGIGQVCYMIRALL